The window GTGACCACTGACGCAATGGTGTTTCGGCGATTCCCGGACGGCCCTCCACTGCGACAACGGCGTCGGTGACGACGGTCAGGCCGCCAAGAGCAGTTCCGTCTGACAAGACCCGGGGTAGCGCGCCCGCGTCGCGCGCGGTGCGCCCCGGTCGAACGCAGTCGAACGCGGTTGAACCGGCGTCGAACGGCGCTTTCATCGCCCCCCGCGACGCTCACGGGGCGACGCGCGGCGACGAGGTCGCGCTCCTCTCCCGATAGCGAGGTCACGATGAATTCCCCGATCGGCTCACGGATCAGCGCGCTCACCCGGTCCCGGCGGACGCGGATAGTGGGTGCGGCGGCGGCGGTCGTCGCCGTCGCCGCAGTGGCGGCGGCACTGCCCGCGGGCGGCAGCGACGCCGCCCAGCGCGACGAGCTGGACACGGGCCGTCCGGTGGGCGACCTGCCGCCGATGACGACCTACGGCTACACCGATGGGCAGCCGGTGCAACTCAGCGTCCCGGCCGGCGCGCAGGCGGTCAGTTTCGTCGCGACCGGCGGCGCCGGCGGCACTGCGGCGGCCCAGAACGGGTCGGCGCCCGGCGGCAAGGGCGCCCAGGTCTCCGGCTACGCGCTCGTCGCCCAGGGCCAGACCGTCACGATCTCCGTCGGCCAGCAGGGCGCCTACGGCGGCACGGGCAGCGGCCAGGGCGGTCAGGGCGGCTCGTACGGCGGCGGCAGCTCGGGGACCGCCGCCGGTCCGAACGGCCCCGCCGGCGGGGGTGGCGCCGCCAGCACGGTCGCCGTGAGCGGGACCACGGTCGCGGTCGCGGGCGGCGGCGGCGGCACCGGCGCGTGGGGCTTCGGCTCCGGAACCGACGGCGACGACGTCGCCGGTGGCGGCGGCGGCAACGGCGGGCAGCCGGCCGGCGCCGGCAGCCACGGCGAGTTCTACACCTCCAAGGGCGGCCCGGCCGGCGGCCCCGGAGCCGAGCTGCCCGGCACCGCCGGCGGGACCGGCGACAACGGCAGCCCGTCGAAGTACTCCGGCGGCGCCAACGGGGCCGGCGGCGGCGGCGGGGGCGGCGTGAACGGCGGCGGCGGCGGCTCCGCCGGGTCGGGTGGCACCGGCAGCGGCGGCGGGGGCGGCGGCGCGGGCGGCTCCATGCTCTCGTCCGCCGTGTACGGCCCGATGATCAAGACCGCACCGTCCACCGGCGACGGCTCGATCGTCGTCGAGTGGCTGAGCGGCTTCACCATCCAGTTCTCCCCCGCACTGCCCACCCAGTGGACGGCCGGCACCCCGCTGACCGTCACGGTGACCGGCAAGGACTTCGACGGCAACTCGCTCGGCGACGTCAGCGCGTACATCGGGCTGGCCAGCGGCGACCCGAACGACACGATCACCGGCAACAAGATCGTGATGAACGACCCGGGTCCGGACTCGATCATCGCGTACTGGATCGGCACCCAGGCCATCGCCTCGGGCAGCGTGAATGTCGTGTCGAGCGGAAGCTGACGGACCCCCGTCCCGCCGGCTCTTCCCCACGGGGAGGAGCCGACGGGCCGCGCCGGTCGACACCATCGCCGGGCCTGGCGCAGAGCCGCCTCCCGGATTGCCGGGGCCGGGTCCGGACCACGGAAGGCCGAGCGCAGCAAGCGAGTGGTGGTGGGCTGACCGACATGGGACCGACCGGCAGCTCGCAGCCCTCGATGATCTGCCGCGCCAGGCGGAAAGGATTCCCGAAGTCGAGGCCGTAGTCCTCGGCGACCCCGCGGTGCTCACCGTATCCACCGGCGACCACCGATCAACCGTACGGAGATGACCAAGTCCGCCGACCCCGTCGAAACGGCCTACGACAACCTCAAAGAGGCCGTCCGCCACGCCTCTCGGGAACAACCAACAGCCTGATCGTTCCAGCCCTCCGACTCCACCCGAGCAACTCGCGGCACGGTCGCGCGTCCCGCGCGCAGCGCGGCATGGACGGATATGGCCAGTTCGAACGCTGGCGTACGGTCTGCTGCTCAAGATCCGGCGGTGGGCTGAGAGGAACGTCATGGCGCGGATAGGGCAGTCGGCGTCGGACGAGCTGGCGGACGAGTCACCCGAGACCACGTTCCTCATCCGGACCGGCGCCCCGATCGAGGAGGCGATGACGCGCACCATCGCCGCGCTCGCTGCCGAAGCCAAGGGTCCGCACCTGGACGACGACCCGGCGACTACATGCACTTCCACTACGGGGTGACCCCGACCCAGGAGGGACCGGCCTTCTTCGCCGACAAGTGGCACATGGATCCGGGTGCCGGGAATCGCGAGCCGGCAGTCCAGGAAGTACGCCGGATACGCGCCTTGGACGTCGGGACGCTCGTGGCCTTGGGTCTCCGGAGACCGGATGGGCCCGATGCTCGAGCTCGCCACCCGCCGCTGGACCCCGTACGGCATCAAAGCCCTGTCCAGCTCGCTCTACACCCAGTCGGGGGCGACGTACCGGCAGGCCGAGCTGTCCGTGGGCCGGGCGCACGTGTCGTTCAGCGCCGGCGCGACGACCCCAGACGCCTTCGACTGGCGGGCGTCGCTCGCCGCGGTCACCGAACCGCTGGCCCGCGCGCCCTGGGCCGTACGCGGGTTCGTCAAGCGAGGCGGAGACACGGCGGCCCACACCTGCGACGCCACACTGACCGAGCTCGGCGGGCTCGCCGGGCTCGCCGAGCGCGACCGGGAGGAGCACGGCCTGCCCGCCGCCCTGGGCGCGGTCGTGCTGCCCACCGACGAGGCCGGTCGGGTACCGCCCGGCTGGACCATCACCGCGTACGGCACGCTGATCCTCGCCGTCCACCCCGATCCCGCCACCCGGTTCACCGACCCGGACCCCGACCCCACCCTCATTGAGGCCACCCGCACCGCCTCGGCAACCTCATCGCGCCCGAGTTAACCGTCGCGCCGAACGCGACCAGCGGCAGAGTCGCGTGTCCCGCGCGCAGGGCGGCAGATCCGGTAGGGCCGCTGCACGGCAGGTCCGGTGGGGCCGTCGCCTACCCGGTCGCGGGTGCTGTGTCCTCGAGGCGGGCGTGCCGGTACGGGCTCAGGGCCAGGCTGGCCGACACCAGACCGAAGCCCACGGCGGCTGCGTACAGCACGGGGCGGTAACCCACCGCGTCGGCGAGCACGCCGCCCAGGGGTGCTCCGATGACGATCATCGCCCGGTTGATCGACCGCCTCGTGGCGTTTGACCGCCCCTGCAGGTGATCGGGGGTGATCGACTGTCCGTAGCCCATCTCGTTGGCGTTGGCCGTGCCCATCGTCACCCCGAGCAGGAACTCTCCGACGCCGAAGACGACCCAACCGCCCCCGCCGGGCCCGCCCGAGGCGATGACCGCCCACGCCATCCCGTTGCCGACGATGCTCGCGATGACGATGCGCCCGGCACCGAACCGCGCGCCCAGAGCCGTGGCGCTCAGCGCGCCGAGCAGTCCGCCGGCACCCCCTGCGGCGAGGGCCAGACCGAACCCGAACGGGCTCAGGTCGAGCGTCCGGAGCGCGAACAGCGGCAGCGTCGCACCGGCGACCGCGTTGACCAGGAACCAGCCGTGCGCGCTCAGCGCGTACGGGCCGAGCGTCCGGTGGCGGTACAGCCACCGAAGCCCTTCGACCGCTTCACCGCGGACACCGCGCAGCGAGAATCGCCGCGACGGCGGCTCGGTGACCGGCACCCGCAACAGCAGCAGGCCGGAGGCGAGATAGCTGGCCGCGTCGACCAGGACCGCCCACGGCGCGGTCAGCAGCGAGACCAGTCCACCGGCGAGCGCCGGGCCCGAGGTCTGCGCGACGGCGTCGCTCTGGTCGAGCCTGGCGTTGGCCTGGGTGAGGAGCGGCGGCGGCACGAGCCGAGGGAGGAACGACTGCGAGGCGGCGTCGTTGGCCAGCGACGCCAACCCGAAGATGGCCATGAACGTCACCAGGACGACGAGCGACAGGTGCTGCGTCACCGCCAGCGTCGGAATGGCGACGAGCAGGACGCCGCGCACCAGGTCCGTGGTCACCAGGATCGGCCGCCGCCGGGCCCGATCGACGAACACCCCTGCGACCACGCCGAAGAGCAGGTACGGCAGCCACCGCGCCGCATTGACCAGACCCACCTCGGCCGCTCCGCCGCCCAACGTGAGCACGACGAGCACCTGGATGGCCAGCGTCGTGACGTAGGTGCCGAACGACGAGACGGTGGCCGCAGCCCAGAAGGGTCCGAACCCGGGGCAGCCCCGCAGACCCCCCGCGGTTCCCGCCACACCGGCCATCACCCACACCTACCAGAGGCAAGATCGCGAGAAGCACAGGGCCCTCGACCAGAACTGCGGCCCAGCCGAATTCTCGAGCCTCCGTCCGCCGGGACTGTTGCATTGAGCCATCGCATCCGATCTTGACCGTAGGATTTTCGGTCCAGCCGGCGTGTTGGATCTCCTGTCAAGATCACCGGCGACGGCTCGATTCAACAGTGCCGCTGGACGCCGGGTTCGCCGGCTGGGTCCGGGAGGCGTACGAGGTGGGCGCGCGCGGCCAGCTAGGGCAGGACTGAGGTCAGCCGGGAGCGCGCGGCCGTGGTCAGGTCGCACTCGATCGCGCTCGCCGTCGCCAGCAGCGGTCCGAGCAGCTCCGCCCGCGCCTCCTCCACCTCGCCGCGGCTGGTGTGCACGGACACGTTGAGCGCGGCCACGACCGCCCCGGCCCGGTCCCGGATCGGGACGGCGATCGAGCGCAGCCCGAGCTCGAGCTCCTGGTCCACGATCGCCCACCCGTCCCGCGCCGCGCGCCCGACCAGGGCCCGCAGCGCGGCGACGTCGGTGACGGTCCGGGCCGTCAGCGGCCGCAGCGTGACCCGCGCGTAGTAGTCCTCCAGCCACCGCTCCGGCTGGCCGGCCAGCAACACCCGACCCATCGACGTGCAGTACGCCGGAAAGCGGGCGCCGACGTCGATGTCCACGGTCATGATCCGCCGGGTCGACACCCGGGCGACGTAGGTGATCTCGGTGTCGTCCAGCACCGAGAGCGAGGACGACTCGTGCACCGCCGCGACCAGCCGCTCGAGGTGCGGGTGGGCGGTCTCGGCCAGCCCGGCGCTGGACAGGTAGGCGTAGCCGAGCTCCAGCACCCGCGGGCGCAGGGTGAACACCCGCCCGTCGGTGGCGGTGTAGCCGAGCTCGGCCAGCGTGAGCAGCAGCCGCCGGGCGGTCGCCCGGGTCAGGCCGGTCCGCCGGGCCGCGTCGCTCACGGTCAGAGCCCGGTTCCGGTCGTCGAACGCGCGGATCACCGCCAGCCCGCGCGCCAGCGACTGGACGAAGTCCGGGTTGGCTCCCTCACGGTCCACCACGTCGCCGCCCTCGCCTTCGAGCAGGGCCGGCGGGGGCGCACCCCGCCGGCCGGCAGCCGCTACGACTTCAGGACCGTCCAGGACCCGTTCGTGTAGTGCTCCACCTCGATGCCGTGCACCGGCGGGTTCTGCTGGTCGGTCCCGTCCACGGTGGTCCCGGGCAGCAGGATCCCGACCTGGGTGTTCTTCAGCGCGTTGATCGCGTCCATCAACCCCTGCCGGCTGGTCCCCTTCATCGTCTTCAGCGCCTCGACCAGGCCCGTGGCGGCGCTGTAGCCCCACTGGGCGTTGGTGATCGCCGGGTTGGCGTCCGGGGCGTACTGCTTCATCTGCGTCTTCATCTGCGACACGGCCGGGTCGCTCGCCCACTGCGGGTCGTCGGGGGCCTTGACGAAGGAGGCGGTGTAGAGATTCGGGTAGCTCGCCAGCTTCCCGGGCGCGACGACCTGGCTGATCGAGGAGCTCATGCTGGCCATGAAGATGGTCGGCTTCCAGCCCAGCGTGAACGCGTGGTTGATGCCGCTGATCATCAGCGGCGGCAGCGCGACGGCCATGAACAGCGCGTCCGCCTTCGTCGCCGCCAGCTGGGAGATCTGGCTGTTCACGTCGGAGTCGGTCGGCGTGTAGGTGGTCACCTTCGTCACCGTGACCTGGGAGCCCTTGATTCCCTCCTGCATGCCCTGCAGGAACACCTCGCCCAGGGTGTCGGCCTGGCGCAGCACGGCCACGGTCAGCGGCTTCTGCTGCGAGGCCAGGTACTTGCCGTACGCGACCCCTTCCGACTCGTACGTCGGCTGCCACCCGATCGTCCACTTGCTCTGGTCCCGGGCGTTGCTGAACAGCGCGTCCCCGGCGTGCACGAAGACCTGCGGCACGCCGTCGGCGTTGGCCTTCTTCTGGATGGCGATGTTCGGGGCCGTGCCGAAGGTCTGGAAGAGGGCGAAGACCTTGTCGGAGTCGACGAGCTTGGAGTAGTTCTGGACGGCCTTGGCCGGGTTGTAGCCGTCGTCGTAGAAGACGAACTTGATCTTGCGGGTCTTGCCGTCGGCCATCTTCACCCCGCCGGCCGCGTTGACCGAGTCGAAGTACGAGCTGGCCGCGCCCTGGGCGGCGATCCCGTTCGCGCCCAGCGGCCCGGACAGCGGATAGCTGGAGCCGATCACGATCTCGCTGTCGGTGATGCCCACCGCCGCGGCCGAGTCGCCCCCACCGCCGTCGGAGTCGGATCGGCCGCAGGCGCTCAGCAGCAGCGCGACGGCTGCCGTCGCGCCGAGCACGCGGACGGCCTTACCTCGTGGTCGCATGACTTCTCCTTGGGGTCTGGCGCCCGATGCGGCGGCGCGAAGACGATGCGGCGGTCGGGTCCGCCCGGTCGGACGGCGGGGGTCGCCAGCGCGCGGCGACGCGGCGTACCAGCGCGGACAGGCCGCCGGAGACGCCGGTGCGGAAGAAGAGCAGGACGAGCAGCAGCACGACCCCGGAGACCAGGTACGAGCGCCCCGGGCTGATCTTGTCGGTCAGGTTGGGGACCAGGACGTAGAAGGCGGCGCCGATGACCGCGCCGACCGGGCTGCGCAGCCCGCCGATGACGGCCGCGACCAGCAGCGACACCGACAGGTCCAGGCGCAGGGCGTCGGGCGAGATGAACTGGACCGGGATGAGGTAGAGCCAGCCGGCCAGCGCGCCGCACAGGGCCGCGACGGTGAACGCCAGCACCTTGTACCGGCGGACCGGGATGCCGGTCGAGGTCGCCACCGTCTCGTCCGTACGGAGCAGGTCCAGCGCCCGGCCGACCCGCCCGCGCAGCAGGTTCTGCACCAGCAGGAAGGTGGTCGCGGCGGCGGCGAGCACGACGTAGTAGTGCCACTGGTCGTCGGCCAGCCCGGTCCAGCCCGGCGCGTCCCCGGCCGTGACGACCTGGCCCTGGGAGCCGCCGGTCAGGTCGCTGAGCCGGGTGGCCAGCGGGACGGCGACCACCGGCAGGGTCAGGGTGATGATGCCGAAGGCGAAGCCGCGGACCCGGACCGCGGGCACCGCGATCACCGCCCCGACCGCGCCGGCCAGCGCGAGCGTGACGGCCAGGCTCGCCACGATCGGCCAGTCGTGCCCGTACGCGTAGGCCGCGGTGTAGGCGCCCAGCCCGAAGAACGCGCTCTGCCCCAGCGACGCCTGCCCGGCGTGCCCGGCCAGCACGTCCAGCCCGCGGATGGCGATGGCGTACGTCGCGATGAGGGTGAGCTGCAGGTTGACGTACGGCCGGGCCGACAGCGGCAGGACCAGCAGCACGACCAGCGCGGCGACGCCCAGGGCCCAGGCCAGCGGGCGCCTCATACCCGGCTCACCTCGCGCCGCCCGAACAGGCCCTGCGGCCGCAGCAGCAGTACCACCGCCATCAGCGCCAGCGGCACCACGATCTGCAGGTCCGTACCGATGACGTCGACGTACGTGCCGGCCAGGTTCTGGACGATGCCGATGATCCAGGCCGCGACCACCGCCCCCAGCGGGCTGTCGAGGCCGCCGAGCACGGCCGCAGCCAGGGCGTAGACCAGGACCGCGTCCATCATGTTCGGCTGCAGCGAGATCGCCGGCGCGACCAGGCAGCCGGCGATCGAGCCGATCAGCGCGGCCAGCCCCCAGCCCGCCATCAGCAGCCGGCTGACCGGCAGGCCGCTCTGGGCGCTGGACTCCGGGTTGTCCGCCACCGCGCGCAGGGCCAGGCCGAGCCGGGTGAACCGGAACAGGACGGTGAGCACGGCGATCACCGCGATCAGCACGGCCACGGCGCCGACGTCGGCGACGGTGAACCGCAGCGCGCCCGCGGCCAGGTCGCGCCGCGGGAACAGCGCCGGCGAGGACTTCAGGTCGGCGCCCCAGATCCAGCTGACGACGCCGTTGACGCAGGTCAGCACGGCCACCGTGGCCACGATCGTGATCAGCTGGTCGCCGCCCTCGAAGCGGCGGATCAGCCCGCGCTCCAGGGCGGCGCCGAGCAGGGCCGAGGCGACGGTGGCGAGCACGATCGCGAGCAGCACCGGCACGCCCGCCCGGGCCGCGGAGAAGGCCAGGTACGCCGACAGCGTCGCCAGTTGCCCCTGGGCGAAGTTGACCAGCCCGGTGGCGCGGTAGGCCAGCACGAGGGCCAGCGCCAGCGCGCCGTAGATCGAGCCGGACGTGATGCCGTCGACGACCTGCTGGAGGACCCGCACGTCAGGTGCCCAGGTAGGCGCGACGGACGTCGGCGTGCCCGGCGATCTCGGCGGCCGGTCCGGACAGCACCACGGCGCCGTTCTCCAGGACCACGGCGTGGTCGGCCAGGCCCAGCGCGAGGGTGGCGTTCTGTTCGACGATCAGCACCGAGATCCCCCAGCTGTCGCGCAGCTCCGGGAGCACCGCGAACAGCTGGGCGGTGACCGCCGGGGCCAGACCCAGCGACGGCTCGTCCAGCAGCATCAGCCGGGGCCGGGTCAGCACCGCGCGGGCGACCGCGAGCATCTGCTGCTCGCCGCCGGACAGGGTACCGGCCTGGCCTCCGGCGCGGCGCTCCAGCGCCGGGAACAGGTCCAGGCAGCGGCGCAGGTCGGTCCGGACGGCCGTGCGGTCGCGCCGGCGCAGCGCGCCGACCATCAGGTTGTCCCGTACGGACAGGCGGGTGAAGGTGCCCCGGCCCTGCGGCACGTGGGCGACGCCGAGCCGGGCGATCGCGTCGGCGGACCGGGTGCCGATGTCCCGGCCCGCGAACCGGACGGTGCCGCGGCGGGCGATCATGCCGGTGATCGCGCGCAGGGTCGTCGTCTTGCCCGACCCGTTGGCGCCCAGCAGCGCGGTGGTGCCGCCGTCGGCGACGGTCAGGTCCAGGCCGTGCAGGACCTCGCCCTCGCCGTACCCGGCGACCAGCCCCTCGACCTCCAGGATCGCGGTCACGCGGCCGCTCCCCCGCCGAGGTAGGCCTCGACCACGACCGGATGCCGCTGCACCTCGGCCGCACTGCCCTCGGCCACCTTCTCGCCCTGGACCAGCGCCACGACGGTGTCGGTGACCGCGGCGACCATGCCCATGTGGTGCTCCACCAGCACGATGCTGACGTCCCGGTCAGCGCGGATCCGCCGGATCTGCTCGGCCAGGTCCAGCACCTCGGAGTGGGTGAGCCCGGAGGCCAGCTCGTCCAGCAGCAGCAGCGCCGGCCGGGACATCAGAGCGCGGGCCAGCTCCACCCGCTTCTGCTGGCCGTACGACAGCCGCCCGGCCGGGAGGGCGGCCAGCCCGTCGATGCCCAGGTAGCCCAGCAGTTCGCGGGCCCGGTCGGCCAGGTCGCGTTCGGCCCGGCGGACGCCGAGGCGCAGCGCGTACCGGACCGGGCCGGCGGCGACCGTGCTGTGCCCGCCGACGAGGACGTTGTCGAGCACCGTACGGTCGCGCTGCAGCACCGGGTGCTGGAACGTACGGGCGATGCCGAGGGCGGCCAGCGAGTGCGGCGCCCGCCGGGTGATGGGCCGGCCGCGGAGCTCGATCCGGCCCGCGGTCGGCAGGTAGAAGCCGCAGATGCAGTTGAACAGCGACGTCTTGCCGGCCCCGTTCGGCCCGACCAGCCCGCAGATCGTGCCGTCCGCGACCGCGAAGGACACGTCGCGCAGGGCGTGCACGCCGCCGAAGACCAGGCTGACGTCGTGCAGTGCGAGCAGCGGCGTGGTCGCGATCATCGCCACCTCCGTGTGCACCATCCGAACGGTCGTGCGCAGTCCGCCTGGCGCGGACTATGGGAGGCCCGTTGCTAACCGGTCAACGGCTGGTGACGGTTTCGTGACCGCCACTCCCGCTCAACGGGAGTACAGCTGATCGGTCGAGTGCTCGGCCAACTCCCGGCTCACCGCCCGGGCGGCCATCCGGACGGCCGGGATCCAGGTGCCCCGGTGGGGGAGGTTCGCCGGCACCACCACCGAGACCGCGGCGACCACGGCCCCGTGCCGGTCCCGTACCGGCGCCGCCACCGAGTAGGCGTCCGCGGTGATCTGGCCGTCGCTGATCGCGACCCCGGAGCGGCGCACCTCCCCGAGCAGCCGCCGGATCTCGTACGGCGAGACCAGCGTTTTCGGCGTGAACGTGGCCACCGGCCGGGCCAGCACTTCGTCGATCTCGCGCTCGGGCAGGAAGGCGAGCAGCACGAGGCCTACCCCGGTGGCGGCGAGCGGCAGCCGGCCACCGACCCGGGTCCGTACGGCGACGGTGTTGCGGGCGGGGAGGAAGTCGACGTAGACCGCGTCGGCGCCGTCCCGCACCGCGAGCTGGACGTGGTGCCGGCCGGCCTCGAACAGGTCCTCCAGGTGCGGTCGGGCCAGCTCACGCAGGCTCTGGTGGCTCGGCCGGCAGCGGGCGAGCTCGGCCAGCCGGTCACCGACCTGGTAGCCGCCGGGCACCCGGGTCAGCGCCCCCCACGCGACCAGGTCCAGCACGTGCCGGTACGCGGTGCTCTGCGGCAGGCCGGCGCGCTCGGTCAGCTCGGCGAGGCTCAAAGTGACGTGGTCGGCGTCGAAGCAGGCGAGCACCTGCAGAGCGCGCCTGAGCACTGACTCGCCTGTCACGGCTGGAGTCCCGCCTTCCCCGCGCTTCCGCGCGCACCGAGGCGTCCGACCACCCCCCGCCCCGCCGGCGCCGAATCCGACGGGACGGGACAATGGCACTTCCGGTCATCGTAAGTCGACGGGAGCGCCGCGAAATGACCGACGAGGATCTCCGGCCTCTACACCAGCGTGGCCGACGCCCTGCGCTTCCTGGGACTGCACCTGCGGTCCGGGGCCCCGCTGCTCGCGCCCGAGCTGATCGCCGAGCAGTACCGGTTGCCGTACGCCGAGCCGGGTCAGCGGCGCGGCTACGGGCTCGGCGTATACCTCGACGTAGCCGCCCGGAGTGCCCGTCCTGCACCACGGCGGATCCGGCTTCGGCTTCCAGACCCAGCTGTGCTGGATCCCCGAGCTGTCCGTCGGGGTGGTGGTGCTCACCAACTCCTTCGACCACTCGCTGCCGACTGCGCTCACGCGCCAGTTCGTCGACCACGTCGCGGGGCGCGGGCGGACTGGCCCGGGCCGGACCGCCGGCCGCCGGCGCGCCGATCGCCGCCGATCGGCCCGCGCTCGCCCGATTCGTCGGCGAGTACTCGGCCGCCTGGACGACCGGGTCGAGCTGCGGCTCGGCGGAGACCGCCTGCTGTTCGCACGCGGCTCCCGGGCCGGCCCGCCGAGCCGGCCGACGTCCTGCGCGGATTCCTCGACGGCCTCGGTGTACCGACCGCGACCGTCCCGGCCGGCACGTACGCCCGGGCCGCGCTCTACCGCAACACCCTGCACGGCCGCCGCGTCCTGATCGTGCTCGACAACGCCCGCGACGCCGAGCAGGTCCGGCCGCTGCTGCCCGGTTCGCCGACGGCGGTCGTCGTGGTGACCAGCCGCAACCAGCTCACCGCTCTGGTCGCCACCGACGGCGCCCGCCCGGTCCCGCTGGACCTGCTGTCCACTGTGGAGGCCCGGGAGCCTGCTCGCCCGCCGGCTCGGTCTCGCCCGGGTGGCGGCCGAGCCCGCGGCCGTCGACGACATCCTCGAGCGGTGCGCCCGGGTGCCGCTCGCGCTGACGATCGCCGCCGCCCGGACCGCCACCAGGCCCGGCTTCAGCCTCGCCGCGGTGGCGACCGACCTGGCCCTGGCCGAGGACCGGCTGGACGCCCTCGACGCCGGTGAGGACGCCGCCCGGGTCCGCGCGGTCTTCTCCTGGTTGTACGCGGCCCTCAGCAGGCCGGCGCCCCGGCTGTTCCGGCTGGTCGGCGTGCATCCAGGCCCGGACGTCGCGGTCGCCGCCGCGGCTCGGCTGGCCTGCCGCTGCCCGCGGTCCGGTCGGCGCTGGCCGAGTTGAGCCGCAGCAACCTGCTGACCGAGCACGTCCCCGGCCGGTACTCCTGCCACGACGTGCTGCGCGCGTACGCGGCCGACACCGCCCGCTCCGTCGACCCGGAGCCCGAACGGCGGGCCGCGCTCGCCCGGGTCCTCGACCACTACGTACGGACCGCGCACGCCGCCGCCGAGCTGCTCTATCCCGGGCGGGTCCCGCCGACGGTCCTGGTTCCCGGGCCGGCGGAACCGGTGGAGCTGGTCGACGAGCGGGCCGCGGTCGGCTGGCTGACCGCCGAGCACGCCGTGCTGCT of the Mycobacteriales bacterium genome contains:
- a CDS encoding IclR family transcriptional regulator; translation: MLRRALQVLACFDADHVTLSLAELTERAGLPQSTAYRHVLDLVAWGALTRVPGGYQVGDRLAELARCRPSHQSLRELARPHLEDLFEAGRHHVQLAVRDGADAVYVDFLPARNTVAVRTRVGGRLPLAATGVGLVLLAFLPEREIDEVLARPVATFTPKTLVSPYEIRRLLGEVRRSGVAISDGQITADAYSVAAPVRDRHGAVVAAVSVVVPANLPHRGTWIPAVRMAARAVSRELAEHSTDQLYSR
- a CDS encoding MFS transporter, with protein sequence MAGVAGTAGGLRGCPGFGPFWAAATVSSFGTYVTTLAIQVLVVLTLGGGAAEVGLVNAARWLPYLLFGVVAGVFVDRARRRPILVTTDLVRGVLLVAIPTLAVTQHLSLVVLVTFMAIFGLASLANDAASQSFLPRLVPPPLLTQANARLDQSDAVAQTSGPALAGGLVSLLTAPWAVLVDAASYLASGLLLLRVPVTEPPSRRFSLRGVRGEAVEGLRWLYRHRTLGPYALSAHGWFLVNAVAGATLPLFALRTLDLSPFGFGLALAAGGAGGLLGALSATALGARFGAGRIVIASIVGNGMAWAVIASGGPGGGGWVVFGVGEFLLGVTMGTANANEMGYGQSITPDHLQGRSNATRRSINRAMIVIGAPLGGVLADAVGYRPVLYAAAVGFGLVSASLALSPYRHARLEDTAPATG
- a CDS encoding branched-chain amino acid ABC transporter permease, with protein sequence MRVLQQVVDGITSGSIYGALALALVLAYRATGLVNFAQGQLATLSAYLAFSAARAGVPVLLAIVLATVASALLGAALERGLIRRFEGGDQLITIVATVAVLTCVNGVVSWIWGADLKSSPALFPRRDLAAGALRFTVADVGAVAVLIAVIAVLTVLFRFTRLGLALRAVADNPESSAQSGLPVSRLLMAGWGLAALIGSIAGCLVAPAISLQPNMMDAVLVYALAAAVLGGLDSPLGAVVAAWIIGIVQNLAGTYVDVIGTDLQIVVPLALMAVVLLLRPQGLFGRREVSRV
- a CDS encoding ABC transporter ATP-binding protein, which encodes MTAILEVEGLVAGYGEGEVLHGLDLTVADGGTTALLGANGSGKTTTLRAITGMIARRGTVRFAGRDIGTRSADAIARLGVAHVPQGRGTFTRLSVRDNLMVGALRRRDRTAVRTDLRRCLDLFPALERRAGGQAGTLSGGEQQMLAVARAVLTRPRLMLLDEPSLGLAPAVTAQLFAVLPELRDSWGISVLIVEQNATLALGLADHAVVLENGAVVLSGPAAEIAGHADVRRAYLGT
- a CDS encoding ABC transporter ATP-binding protein, producing MVHTEVAMIATTPLLALHDVSLVFGGVHALRDVSFAVADGTICGLVGPNGAGKTSLFNCICGFYLPTAGRIELRGRPITRRAPHSLAALGIARTFQHPVLQRDRTVLDNVLVGGHSTVAAGPVRYALRLGVRRAERDLADRARELLGYLGIDGLAALPAGRLSYGQQKRVELARALMSRPALLLLDELASGLTHSEVLDLAEQIRRIRADRDVSIVLVEHHMGMVAAVTDTVVALVQGEKVAEGSAAEVQRHPVVVEAYLGGGAAA
- a CDS encoding ABC transporter substrate-binding protein, whose protein sequence is MRPRGKAVRVLGATAAVALLLSACGRSDSDGGGGDSAAAVGITDSEIVIGSSYPLSGPLGANGIAAQGAASSYFDSVNAAGGVKMADGKTRKIKFVFYDDGYNPAKAVQNYSKLVDSDKVFALFQTFGTAPNIAIQKKANADGVPQVFVHAGDALFSNARDQSKWTIGWQPTYESEGVAYGKYLASQQKPLTVAVLRQADTLGEVFLQGMQEGIKGSQVTVTKVTTYTPTDSDVNSQISQLAATKADALFMAVALPPLMISGINHAFTLGWKPTIFMASMSSSISQVVAPGKLASYPNLYTASFVKAPDDPQWASDPAVSQMKTQMKQYAPDANPAITNAQWGYSAATGLVEALKTMKGTSRQGLMDAINALKNTQVGILLPGTTVDGTDQQNPPVHGIEVEHYTNGSWTVLKS
- a CDS encoding IclR family transcriptional regulator C-terminal domain-containing protein; amino-acid sequence: MDREGANPDFVQSLARGLAVIRAFDDRNRALTVSDAARRTGLTRATARRLLLTLAELGYTATDGRVFTLRPRVLELGYAYLSSAGLAETAHPHLERLVAAVHESSSLSVLDDTEITYVARVSTRRIMTVDIDVGARFPAYCTSMGRVLLAGQPERWLEDYYARVTLRPLTARTVTDVAALRALVGRAARDGWAIVDQELELGLRSIAVPIRDRAGAVVAALNVSVHTSRGEVEEARAELLGPLLATASAIECDLTTAARSRLTSVLP
- a CDS encoding branched-chain amino acid ABC transporter permease: MRRPLAWALGVAALVVLLVLPLSARPYVNLQLTLIATYAIAIRGLDVLAGHAGQASLGQSAFFGLGAYTAAYAYGHDWPIVASLAVTLALAGAVGAVIAVPAVRVRGFAFGIITLTLPVVAVPLATRLSDLTGGSQGQVVTAGDAPGWTGLADDQWHYYVVLAAAATTFLLVQNLLRGRVGRALDLLRTDETVATSTGIPVRRYKVLAFTVAALCGALAGWLYLIPVQFISPDALRLDLSVSLLVAAVIGGLRSPVGAVIGAAFYVLVPNLTDKISPGRSYLVSGVVLLLVLLFFRTGVSGGLSALVRRVAARWRPPPSDRADPTAASSSRRRIGRQTPRRSHATTR